The stretch of DNA GGGCACGGTCGGCGTCCTGGTCGCTGATGCCGTCCTGGCCGATATCCGCCAGGTAGGCGCGGATCGCCGCGCTGAGCAGGTCCAGCGACTGGTCGATGCGCCGCACCTCATCGGCGCCGGCCGGGGTCGAGGCCTGGAACAGGCGCAGCACCCGGTCGAGCATCAGCGACAGCATGTCGGCCAGGCGCAGGGCCTCGCGGGCGGCGTTGGACAGGCCGATATTGGCCACCGCCAGGCCGGCTTCGTCCAGGTAGTGCGGCATGCCCGGGTCGACGTCGCGCGGCGGCTCCGGCAGCAGGCGGCTGAGCAGCGTCGCCATGGGCCCGGTCAGGCCGATGAACAGCAGGGCCAGCACCAGGTTGAACAGGCTGTGCAGGTACACCACTTGCAGGCTGGCATCGAGGGCGGCGACCGGCGCGCTCTGGGCGATCCAGGGCAGGCACGGCAGCAGCACGGCGGCACCGCACAGGCGCACCAGAAGATTGCCCAGGGGCAGGCGCCGGGCGACGCTGGAATCGGCGTTGAACAGCGACGGCAGGGCGCCGCCGATATTGATCCCCAGCACCAGGGCCATGGCGGTCATCGACGACAGCAGCCCGGTGGCGGCCAGGGACGCCACCAGCAGCACCACGGCGACGCTGGAATGGCACAGCCAGGTCAGCAGCGCCGCCGCCAGCAGGGCGATCAGCAGGTCGCCGTCGAGGCCACGCATCAGCGCGGTGAACACCGGCGTGCCTTCCACTTCGCCCAGGGTGCCGCCGAGCATGCGCAGGGCCAGCAGCATCAGCCCCAGGCCGATCAGCGCGCAGCCGAGGCTTTCAAAACGCGAGTCGTCGCGCAGGCGGAACACGATAAAACCCGCCAGCAGCACCAGCGGCGTGAGGATCGAGATATCGACGCTGAGCAGTTGCACCACCAGGGTCGAGCCGATATTGGCCCCGAGCATCACCGCCAGCGCGGGGGCCAGGCCCAGGGTGCCGGTGGCGGTAAAGGAGCTGGCCATCAGGCTCACCGCGGTGCTGCTTTGCAGGACCCCGGTGATGGCGATGCCGGACAGCAGGGCCATCCAGCGGTTGTTCAGGTGCTGCCCCAGCCACTGGCGCAGCTGGGTGCCGAAGCCGCGCAGCAGCGACGAGGAAATCATCTGGGTGCCCCACAGCAGCAGGGCGATGGAGCCAGCGAGGTTGATCAGCAGAGTAGTTCCCGACATGAGGACTCTCCCTTGTGTGTTTCATGGCTTGGCGGATCGCAGCAGGCGGATGCAGCGGCGATGAAGGGCGCTGGCAAAGCCCAGCAGCAGGCGAATGGCAACGCGGCTCAACAGGCCCTTGGCATACAGGCGGATGCCGACCAGGGTGATCAGGGTGGCGATACCTTCCAGGGTGCTCACCAGCAGGGCGCGCAAGGTGCGCTCGCCGCGGGCCAGCAGCTCGGCGATCGGTTTCATGGTTGTTCTCCGGGTGGCACAAAACCGTAGGAGCGAGCGGGCGGCGATCCGACTTGCCCGCGATTGGAGCGCCACTGGCTGTCGGAAGAACCGCGTCATCGCCGAGCATGAACATGTCTTGCTGCGGCCAATGACGCGGTCCCGGCTCAGTTCCTCAGAACCATTGCTTGAAGCGACGGATATAGAGGGTCTTCATGGTCTGGGCGACGACGCAGTAGCACAGCAGGGTGCCGACCAGCCAAGGGAAGTATTCCCACGGCAGCGGTACCAGGCCGACCATTGCACCCAGCGGCGAGAACGGCACGTAGATACCCAGGGCCATCACCAGGCCGGTCATCAGCATCACCGGCAGCGCCGCGGTGCTCTGGATGAACGGGATCTTCTGGGTGCGCAGCATGTGCACCACCAGGGTTTGCGAGAGCAAGCCTTCGATGAACCAGCCGGACTGGAACAGGGCGGCCATTTCCACGCTGTTGGCGGCGAACACGAACCACATCAGGGCGTAGGTGGTGATGTCGAAGATCGACGAGGTCGGCCCGATCCACAGCATGAAGCGCCCGATGTTCTTGGCGTCCCACTTGCGCGGCTTGCGCAGGAATTCCTTGTCCATCTTGTCCCACGGCAGCGACAGCTGGGAGATGTCGTACATCAGGTTCTGCAGCAGCAGGTGGATCGCCAGCATCGGCAGGAACGGAATGAACGCACTGGCCACCAGCACCGAGAACACGTTGCCGAAGTTGGAACTGGCGGTCATGTTCAGGTACTTCATGATGTTGCCGAAGGTCTCGCGGCCCTTGATCACACCTTCTTCGAGGACCATCAGGCTCTTTTCCAGGAGAATGATGTCCGCCGACTCCTTGGCGATGTCGGTGCCGCTGTCCACCGAGATACCGACGTCGGCGTCGCGCAGCGCCGGGGCGTCGTTGATGCCGTCGCCGAGGAAGCCCACGGTGTGCCCGTTGGCCTGCAGGGCCTTGAGTACCCGGGATTTCTGCAGCGGGGTGAGCTTGGCGAATACCGTGCGTTCTTCCACCAGGCGCGCGAGTACCGCGTCGTCCATGTGCTCGATATCGCGCCCGAGCAGCGGCTGGCCGACCTCCAGGCCGACCTCGCGGCAGATCTTCGCGGTGACGATCGGGTTGTCGCCGGTCAGCACCTTCACCGTCACGCCGTTTTCGCGCAGCGCGGCGATGGCCGGGCCGGCGGTTTCCTTGGGTGGATCGAGGAAGGTCAGGAAGCCTTCGATGATCAGCTCGCGTTCGTCGCTGGCGCTGTACTGCTGGCGGGTCTGCCCCGGCGCCAGGTCGCGGGTGCCGACCAGCAGCACGCGGAAACCGTCGCGGTTGTATTCCTCGGCCAGCTCCAGCAGCGCCGCCCGGCGCCCGGCGTCGAGGGCCACGGTGACGCCGTCCTGGCGCACCCGGGTGGCGGTGTCGAGCATTTCCTCGACCGCGCCCTTGCACACCAGCAGGTGATGGCCGCTGGCGTCGGCGAGGATCACCGAGAGGCGCCGGCGGACGAAATCGAACGGCAGTTCATCGACCTTGCTCCAGGCGTCGGGCGCGCTGAACTTCGGGTTGTTTTCGGCATAGCTCACCACCGCGCGGTCCATCAGGTTCTTCATGCCGCTCTGGTGATAGCTGTTGAGCCAGGCCAGTTGCAGCACCTGGTCGCAGCGGCTGCCGCTGATATCGACGTGGTGCTCGAGGATGATCCGGTCCTGGGTCAGGGTGCCGGTCTTGTCGGTGCATAGCACGTCCATGGCGCCGAAGTTCTGGATCGCGTTGAGGCGCTTGACCACCACCTTGCGCTTGGCCATGGCCGCGGCGCCCTTGGCCAGGTTGGCGCTGACGATCATCGGCAGCATTTCCGGGGTCAGGCCGACGGCCACCGCCAGGGCGAACATGAAGGCTTCGGCCCAGTCACCCTTGGTGAAACCGTTGATCAGCAGCACCACCGGCACCATCACCAGCATGAAGCGGATCAGCAGCCAGCTGACGCTGTTCACCCCGCGGTCGAAGGCGGTCTGGGTCCGCGAGCCGACGATGGAACGCGCCAGGGAGCCGAAGTAGGTGCGCGACCCGGTGGCCACCACCACCGCGGTGGCGGTGCCGCTGACCACGTTGGTGCCCATGAAGCAGATGTTCGGCAGGTCGAGCAGGTCCTGCTGGTCAGCCGCCGCTGTGCGATGGGCGGATTTCTCCTGCACCGCGCCCAGGGTGTCGTACTTCTCCACCGGCAGCGCCTCGCCGGTCAGCACCGCCTGGCTGATGAACAGGTCGCGGGATTCGATCAGGCGGATATCGGCGGGGATCATGTCGCCGGCCGACAACTGCACGATGTCGCCGACCACCAGGTCGCGCATCGGCACTTCGCGCAGCGCGGCTTTCATGCCCATCTGCTCGCGGCGCAGCACGGTGGCGGTGGTCCGCACCATGGCCTTGAGCGCCTCGGCGGCCTTGGCCGAGCGGTACTCCTGCCAGAAACGCATCAGGCCGCTGGCCAGGACCATGACCAGGACGATGATCACCCCGGTCAGGTCGGTTTCCTCGCCGGCTTGCAGGGGCAGCCAGAAGTCGGTGAAGAAGCTGATGGCGGTCAGCGTCATCAGCACATAGATGAACGGGTTGTTGAAGGCTTGCAGCAATTGCACCAGGGCATGCGGCGGCCGGTCGTGGGCCACTTCGTTGAAGCCGTCGCGCTGCAGGCGGCCTTCGGCGTCGAGCTCGGTCAGGCCGTTGGCGTTCGACTTGACGTTGTCCAGGGTCACGCCAAGGCTGTTCTGCGCTTCGCGGGCGGCGCGCATCGACAGCCGGGTGTCGTCGCGGGTGGAGTTTTGCGAGGAGGCGGTGCGGGTTTTTACCGTAGTCATTACGTGTGCTCCTGCCGCAGGCTTGCGGCACGACACACAGACCACTCACCTATTCAAAGACGAGCGAACGTATGTCGAGCCGCAAGTAAGCGATCGATTCAGGTAGTTGCGTTTTATTGGTTTTAACGTTCGCCGCCTATTCAATGAACATGAACAGGCGACGAATCTACTACTGGCTTCGTCCATAACAATGACCACCAACTTTTAGTTGTAAGCAGGCAATAGGAAGTTGCCGAATTCCTTATTAGGGAAAACGTTAAGGAAGGACTTGAAAGTGCCTTCGGTTGAACTAGAAGTGCGAGTCCCGGGATAGGCTCAGCAGCAGGCCGGCCTGCATGAGGAGGCCGGCCAGGCTCCGACTCTGAGGGTCCTGGCTGTCGTCGAAACTCCAGCGTTGCTGGAGCCGGCAGGTGACCGGGCAGACGCGCCAGTTGGCCCGCGGCCGGGTTTGCGAGGAGGGGGTGGAATACAGGGTGCCGACCCGGGAAACGGCCGCGCGCTCAGCGCAGGGCTTGACCCGCATGGTCGATGCAAAGGCGCGTACGCCGGGCATTACAGTGGATTTGAAGTTCATAACAGTTGCCTCGCGACCGGACTGGCTCCGGTGAAGGCAAGTTACGAAGGAGCGTCAAGCTCTAGCGCAGCTCACCCGACCGAAAAGTCGAGTCCCGTCATGTTCTGGGTTAAGTGCCCAGCCTTGCGCAAGCGCATCGACCAGGCAGCGTCTAGATACTGTGTCCATTGGCTTCTTTTGTGAGTTGAAAAAAGGCCGGTTTGGCCGGCCCGCGCAATTTACTCAGGGCCACCTGTCAAGTCAAGATTAAATTGCCACGAATCATATGTTCGTTCAGCTTTAAGCAAGGTCTGTAGCGAAACTCAGATAAATGATGGGCAAGTTATATAAGGCAGTTCTGAATGACGGCCATAACAATGCTGGAGATAGTTATTGTGCTGTAGCCGTTGAGAAACAGGCCGAGGCGCATTGCGCGCCCCGGCGGATATATCAGTCGAGGATCAGGTGCGGCAGGAAGCGGCTGGAGTCCTTGGTGATCAGGCTGTCGTCTTCACGCACGCCGATACCGGCGGCCTGGTCGCCGATGACCCAGGAGCCGATCAGGGTGTAGCTGTCGCCAAAGCGCGGCAGCGGGGCGAAGGACTGCAGGATGTAGGGCGCGTCGGTGTAGGGGCCGTCTTCCTTGACCACCTCGTCCTGCGGGGTGCGCAACTCGATGTTGGCGCCTTCGCGGGAAAAGAACGGCTTGCGTACCCAGCCCTTGGGCACCTCGCGTTGCGGGTGCGGGTCCAGGTGGGTTTCCAGCAGGTTCGGGTGGCCCGGGTGGGCTTCCCAGAGCAGCGGCAGGATGCCCTTGTTGGAGAGGATGGATTTCCACGCCGGCTCGAAGAACTGCGTGTCGCTGGCGGCGATCGCCGCGCCGAAGGGTTCGTGGAAGATGAACTCCCAGGCGTGCAGCTTGAACAGGTGCGGGATCCAGCGGTCCTGCAGGTCGACGAAGCGGCCTTCGGCGGTGAGGCCGATGTCTTCCACGTCGATGTGCCGCGACTCGATGCCGGCCTTTTCCGCGATCAGGCGCAGGTAGTCGGTGGTGGCGCGATCTTCCACCGAATCCTTCATCGAGGCGAAATAGAACGGGCGCTTGATCCCCAGCTGGGCGAAAGCCTGGTGCAGCCGGGTGTCGATGCTGTTGAACTGGTCGGCATGCCGTGGCAGCAGGCCGCGCTCGATGTTCTGCTCCAGCCAGCCCCATTGGAACGCCGCGGTTTCATAGAGGCTGGTGGGGGTGTCGTAGTTGAGCTCCAGCAGCTTGGCCGGGCCCTGGCCGTCGTAGGAAAAGTCCAGGCGGCCGTAGAGGTGCGGGTGACCCTCGAGCCATGAAGTGCGGATCATGTCGTAGAAGGCCGGCGGAATGCTCAGGCGATCGAGCAGGGCCTCGCTGCGCACCACCCGGTCCACCAGGTCCATGCACATCTCATGGATCTCGGTGGTCGGGTCTTCCAGGTCGTCCTCGATCTGCTTGAGGCTGAACTGGTAGTAGGCGCTTTCGTCCCAGTAGGCTTCGCCGTCGATGGTGTGGAACAGGAAGCCGAGCTTTTGCGCGGTCTGTCGCCAGTCCGGACGTTCGTTGCAGAGGATCTTCTTCATGGCGCGGTTCCTTAGCTGCTCGAGCGTCCCGAACTCCAGCTCGAGGAGCTGGAGCCGCCCCAGCCGCTGCGGGCGCTGGCCTGGCTGCCGAAGCCGCCGCGGGAGGTAGAAGAGGACACGGACATCGGCCGGGTGGTGGTCCGGAAACCGCTGCCCGACTGCGCCTGGCGCGACTTGGAGAAGGTCGAGCCGCTGGCGATGCGCTGGTTGAGCGTCGAGTTGGCATAGCTGCCGCGGTCGTCGCGATAGCGGTAGACCGGCTCGGAGTAATAGTTGCGGTTGCCGCCGCTGAGCAGGTTGCCGATCAGCAGTCCGGTGAGCAGGCCGCTGTCATTGCTGCTGAACGACGAGCTGCGGCCAGCCTCGGGGCTGACCCCGGCCGCTGCCAGCTGTTCGCGGGTGAAGGCGCCCTGGGCGTTGATTTCAAAGCCGCCGAGCTTGGGCACGAACTTGCCGCTGGAATCCACCTGGCACCAGTTTTCGACGAAGTCGGCATCGCAATCGGCCTGGTTGTCGTAAACCGGCGCCTGGGCGCGGTGCTCCGCCATGGCCTTGATATAGGCATCGGAGCAGACGTCCACGGCGATCTTGCCGTCCACGCATTCCTGCACCGACTGGAAGTTGAATTTCTGCTGGACCGCGAGGGTCTCCGGCTCCGAGTTGCAGCCCGAGATCGCCAGGGCCACCGAGGCGGCCAGGGAGAGCTGAACGTATTGGCTTCGTTTCATCGAGGGCTCCGTGCGGTCGATCAGTTCTGCGAAGGGGTCATGCAGGCGGCGTTGAGCAGGCCGACGCTGATGGCCACGGCGGCGACATAGATGCCGGCGGCAATTTCGCCGTTGCGGATGCGCTGCGAAGTGCCCTTGAGCACCAGGCTGGTCATCAGGAACGCCAGCAGTTGCACCACGGCGGCGATCAGCGCCCAGACGGCGAAGTCCAGCAGGCTGATGGAGTAGGCGATGACGTTGCTCGCCGGAATGGCGAAACCGATGATGGCGCCGCCCAGGGCGATAGCGGCGGAGACGTTGCCCTCGCGGATCAGCTGGAACTCCTTGTGCGGCGTCAGGCGGGTGTAGACGAACTGGAACAGGGCGAACAGCACGGCCGCGCCGAGGATGTAGGTCAGGAAACCGACCACGGCGAATTTGTTCAGGGAAATGGAAAGGGCTTCAAGCATGGGTTCTGGTCCTTGTCAGAGGGTTTGCAGGTCGGTCATGTACAGGGAAATGCCCAGTGAGGTCACCAGGCTGACGCTGCCGTCGGCGTATTGCTCCACGGAAAACAACAGGAACTCGCGGCGATTGGTCAGGCCGGTGTCGCGGGCATAGAGCATCGAGTGGCTTTCGAAGGCGAAGGTCTCGTCCGGCTTGGACACTTGCTCGCGCAGCGGCACCAGCTCGGTCTGTCCGGCTTCGGTGCCCCATTCGCGCAGGTACTCGACGCCGTCGAGGCTGTAGGTGGGCTGGCCGATCAGGCTGTTCGGGCCGGCCAGGCGCCGCAGCTCGGCTTCGCTGTTGACGGCCTGGTTGCTCAGGTAGTTGAACAGGATGATCGATTTGACCTGGCCGTCGATGCCGCCGCTGGTGTGCACCTGCAGCCAGTAGTCTTCGTCGTCCAGGTAGTAGCGCGACAGCCATTCGGACTGGCCCAGGTCCACCAGGCCTTCGCTGTAGACCGCCTGGTCGCCGGGAATCGCCACGCGGCTGTTGTCGGCGAGCAGCAGCTTGAGGCTGGCATCGAAGCGGATGCCCGCGCCCATGCTCAGGCCCAGTGGGCCGGTGGCGAAGCTCGAGCTTGTGGTGGCCGGGGCCTGGAGCCCCAGAAAGCGTTTAAACCATCCCATTGTCGATGTCCTTGAGGCGGCTGGAAGCGATGTAGAAGAGTTCGCCGCCCTGGATCCGCGTATCGCTGTGCGGGTTGATCTGCGGGTGTTGCGCGCCGCGGGCGCGGTAGCCGATCAGGGTGGCGTTGTAGCGTTCCTTGAGGTGTACGTAGAGCTCGGCGAAACGGCCTTCGTAAGTCTCGGGCAGGCGCATGACGTATTGGGTGGCGCCCTGGCCGACGCACAGCAGTTCGTTGATCACCACCGAGG from Pseudomonas chlororaphis subsp. chlororaphis encodes:
- a CDS encoding Na/Pi cotransporter family protein; this encodes MSGTTLLINLAGSIALLLWGTQMISSSLLRGFGTQLRQWLGQHLNNRWMALLSGIAITGVLQSSTAVSLMASSFTATGTLGLAPALAVMLGANIGSTLVVQLLSVDISILTPLVLLAGFIVFRLRDDSRFESLGCALIGLGLMLLALRMLGGTLGEVEGTPVFTALMRGLDGDLLIALLAAALLTWLCHSSVAVVLLVASLAATGLLSSMTAMALVLGINIGGALPSLFNADSSVARRLPLGNLLVRLCGAAVLLPCLPWIAQSAPVAALDASLQVVYLHSLFNLVLALLFIGLTGPMATLLSRLLPEPPRDVDPGMPHYLDEAGLAVANIGLSNAAREALRLADMLSLMLDRVLRLFQASTPAGADEVRRIDQSLDLLSAAIRAYLADIGQDGISDQDADRAQEILLFVINLEHAGDILSSSLTQLAARRLRRGEQFSVFELDCIEPLHQAVVDSLSLAITVFLREDLANAHQLVNRKELVRRLEADASREHFRSLREDRTAWAESGDIFQRVLRDYRRVHHHIAALAYPALERAGERDLDNAELGEMLLDNPLSIQPTTQETARCVS
- a CDS encoding glutathionylspermidine synthase family protein, encoding MKKILCNERPDWRQTAQKLGFLFHTIDGEAYWDESAYYQFSLKQIEDDLEDPTTEIHEMCMDLVDRVVRSEALLDRLSIPPAFYDMIRTSWLEGHPHLYGRLDFSYDGQGPAKLLELNYDTPTSLYETAAFQWGWLEQNIERGLLPRHADQFNSIDTRLHQAFAQLGIKRPFYFASMKDSVEDRATTDYLRLIAEKAGIESRHIDVEDIGLTAEGRFVDLQDRWIPHLFKLHAWEFIFHEPFGAAIAASDTQFFEPAWKSILSNKGILPLLWEAHPGHPNLLETHLDPHPQREVPKGWVRKPFFSREGANIELRTPQDEVVKEDGPYTDAPYILQSFAPLPRFGDSYTLIGSWVIGDQAAGIGVREDDSLITKDSSRFLPHLILD
- a CDS encoding DUF2491 family protein, which gives rise to MGWFKRFLGLQAPATTSSSFATGPLGLSMGAGIRFDASLKLLLADNSRVAIPGDQAVYSEGLVDLGQSEWLSRYYLDDEDYWLQVHTSGGIDGQVKSIILFNYLSNQAVNSEAELRRLAGPNSLIGQPTYSLDGVEYLREWGTEAGQTELVPLREQVSKPDETFAFESHSMLYARDTGLTNRREFLLFSVEQYADGSVSLVTSLGISLYMTDLQTL
- a CDS encoding DUF350 domain-containing protein — protein: MLEALSISLNKFAVVGFLTYILGAAVLFALFQFVYTRLTPHKEFQLIREGNVSAAIALGGAIIGFAIPASNVIAYSISLLDFAVWALIAAVVQLLAFLMTSLVLKGTSQRIRNGEIAAGIYVAAVAISVGLLNAACMTPSQN
- a CDS encoding DUF1190 domain-containing protein, with translation MKRSQYVQLSLAASVALAISGCNSEPETLAVQQKFNFQSVQECVDGKIAVDVCSDAYIKAMAEHRAQAPVYDNQADCDADFVENWCQVDSSGKFVPKLGGFEINAQGAFTREQLAAAGVSPEAGRSSSFSSNDSGLLTGLLIGNLLSGGNRNYYSEPVYRYRDDRGSYANSTLNQRIASGSTFSKSRQAQSGSGFRTTTRPMSVSSSTSRGGFGSQASARSGWGGSSSSSWSSGRSSS
- the mgtA gene encoding magnesium-translocating P-type ATPase; protein product: MTTVKTRTASSQNSTRDDTRLSMRAAREAQNSLGVTLDNVKSNANGLTELDAEGRLQRDGFNEVAHDRPPHALVQLLQAFNNPFIYVLMTLTAISFFTDFWLPLQAGEETDLTGVIIVLVMVLASGLMRFWQEYRSAKAAEALKAMVRTTATVLRREQMGMKAALREVPMRDLVVGDIVQLSAGDMIPADIRLIESRDLFISQAVLTGEALPVEKYDTLGAVQEKSAHRTAAADQQDLLDLPNICFMGTNVVSGTATAVVVATGSRTYFGSLARSIVGSRTQTAFDRGVNSVSWLLIRFMLVMVPVVLLINGFTKGDWAEAFMFALAVAVGLTPEMLPMIVSANLAKGAAAMAKRKVVVKRLNAIQNFGAMDVLCTDKTGTLTQDRIILEHHVDISGSRCDQVLQLAWLNSYHQSGMKNLMDRAVVSYAENNPKFSAPDAWSKVDELPFDFVRRRLSVILADASGHHLLVCKGAVEEMLDTATRVRQDGVTVALDAGRRAALLELAEEYNRDGFRVLLVGTRDLAPGQTRQQYSASDERELIIEGFLTFLDPPKETAGPAIAALRENGVTVKVLTGDNPIVTAKICREVGLEVGQPLLGRDIEHMDDAVLARLVEERTVFAKLTPLQKSRVLKALQANGHTVGFLGDGINDAPALRDADVGISVDSGTDIAKESADIILLEKSLMVLEEGVIKGRETFGNIMKYLNMTASSNFGNVFSVLVASAFIPFLPMLAIHLLLQNLMYDISQLSLPWDKMDKEFLRKPRKWDAKNIGRFMLWIGPTSSIFDITTYALMWFVFAANSVEMAALFQSGWFIEGLLSQTLVVHMLRTQKIPFIQSTAALPVMLMTGLVMALGIYVPFSPLGAMVGLVPLPWEYFPWLVGTLLCYCVVAQTMKTLYIRRFKQWF